From one Sphingomonas sp. BT-65 genomic stretch:
- a CDS encoding transglycosylase domain-containing protein, protein MRYDTLYPEIADPRAAAAPPNPFDGFAGGDLPPGGRPPRLPLRQRPWWRWSMRGLAALIILFVIAVGWLVFTAPLSKSLEPPVPPSITLLSAEGNPIAKTGAEVGKPVDAAKLPDHVVEAFIAVEDRRFRSHWGIDPRGIIRAFVNNVFTSNSSQGGSTITQQLAKNAFLSSKRTFGRKFQEVLIAFWLEAWLTKDEILSRYLSNVYFGDNQYGLDAAARHYFSRPADDLTTGQAAMLAGLVKAPSRLAPSSNLKGARERQKVVVGTMVDAGFLTEAEGRAIAPARLRLARSKQLPSGTYFADWVLPEARDRSGEIATEQTVTTTLETRMQRAAERAVRNAGLRQSQIAIVAMRPDGRVIAMVGGKKYADSPFNRATQARRQPGSTFKLFVYLAALRNGMRPDSTVLDEPVTIGEWSPKNNDGRYRGEITLRQAFARSSNVAAARLIKDVGPRAVIRAARDLGISTPIAEEASIALGTSTVSLLELTAAYAAIAAGEAPVRPRGLSAEDEPGWFSRFANMNRPLGNRELEGIRELMAAAVSEGTGQSAALSVETFGKTGTTQDNRDALFLGYAGGIVAGVWMGNDDNTPNPGLAGGGAPARVWRDFMAQALGVTARPRAEPVAENLSDVLTDEGENFIDAPIEIEGSLGGEGVGVRVNRDGSIEMTRPDREAPEEEGLSEPPLERDRRRREPVPDDEGF, encoded by the coding sequence TCGTGATCGCCGTGGGGTGGCTGGTGTTCACCGCGCCGCTCAGCAAGTCGCTTGAGCCGCCCGTGCCGCCCTCGATCACCCTGCTCTCGGCCGAGGGCAATCCGATCGCCAAGACCGGCGCGGAGGTCGGCAAGCCGGTTGACGCGGCCAAGCTGCCCGACCACGTCGTCGAGGCGTTCATCGCGGTCGAGGACCGCCGCTTCCGCAGCCATTGGGGGATCGATCCGCGCGGCATCATCCGCGCCTTCGTCAACAACGTCTTCACGAGCAACAGCTCGCAGGGCGGCAGCACGATCACCCAGCAGCTCGCCAAGAACGCGTTCCTGAGCTCGAAGCGCACCTTCGGCCGCAAGTTCCAGGAGGTGCTGATCGCCTTCTGGCTGGAGGCGTGGCTGACCAAGGACGAGATCCTCTCGCGCTACCTTTCCAACGTCTATTTCGGCGACAACCAGTACGGCCTCGACGCGGCCGCGCGGCACTATTTCAGCCGTCCCGCCGACGATCTGACCACGGGGCAGGCGGCGATGCTGGCGGGTCTCGTCAAGGCGCCGTCGCGGCTCGCGCCCTCGTCGAACCTCAAGGGCGCGCGGGAGCGCCAGAAGGTGGTGGTCGGCACGATGGTCGATGCCGGCTTCCTGACCGAGGCCGAAGGGCGCGCGATCGCCCCCGCGCGCCTGCGCCTCGCGCGCAGCAAGCAGCTGCCGTCGGGCACCTATTTCGCCGACTGGGTCCTCCCCGAAGCGCGCGACCGCTCGGGCGAGATCGCCACCGAGCAGACCGTCACGACCACGCTCGAGACGCGGATGCAGCGCGCCGCCGAGCGTGCGGTGCGCAACGCCGGGCTGCGCCAGTCGCAGATCGCGATCGTCGCGATGCGGCCCGACGGGCGGGTGATCGCGATGGTCGGCGGCAAGAAATATGCGGACTCGCCGTTCAACCGCGCGACCCAGGCGCGGCGCCAGCCGGGTTCGACCTTCAAGCTGTTCGTCTATCTCGCCGCGCTGCGCAATGGCATGCGCCCGGACTCGACCGTGCTCGACGAGCCGGTGACGATCGGCGAGTGGAGCCCCAAGAACAATGACGGGCGCTATCGCGGCGAAATCACGCTGCGCCAGGCCTTTGCCCGGTCGAGCAACGTCGCCGCGGCGCGGCTGATCAAGGATGTCGGCCCGCGCGCGGTGATCCGCGCGGCACGCGATCTCGGCATCTCGACCCCGATCGCCGAGGAGGCGTCGATCGCGCTTGGTACCTCGACCGTGTCGCTGCTCGAGCTCACCGCCGCCTATGCCGCGATCGCCGCGGGCGAGGCGCCGGTGCGGCCGCGCGGGCTGTCGGCCGAGGACGAGCCGGGCTGGTTCTCGCGCTTCGCCAACATGAACCGCCCGCTCGGCAACCGCGAGCTGGAGGGGATTCGCGAGTTGATGGCGGCCGCGGTGAGCGAGGGGACCGGGCAGAGCGCGGCGCTGTCGGTCGAGACCTTCGGCAAGACCGGCACGACGCAGGACAATCGCGACGCGCTGTTCCTCGGCTATGCCGGCGGCATCGTCGCCGGGGTGTGGATGGGCAATGACGACAATACCCCCAATCCCGGCCTTGCCGGCGGCGGCGCCCCGGCGCGGGTGTGGCGCGACTTCATGGCGCAGGCGCTGGGCGTGACCGCGCGGCCCAGGGCGGAGCCGGTGGCGGAGAACCTCTCCGACGTGCTGACCGACGAAGGCGAGAATTTCATCGACGCGCCGATCGAGATCGAGGGCAGCTTGGGCGGCGAGGGGGTCGGCGTGCGCGTCAACCGCGACGGCAGCATCGAGATGACCCGACCGGATCGTGAAGCTCCGGAAGAGGAGGGGCTGAGCGAACCGCCGCTGGAACGCGACCGCCGCCGCCGCGAGCCGGTGCCGGACGACGAGGGTTTCTAG
- a CDS encoding helix-turn-helix domain-containing GNAT family N-acetyltransferase → MAPDAVSRFRRFARVVTREVGALDSSFLGRGRPLGAARVLNAIGAGRSDVAEIRAYLGLDSGLMSRLLRGLEDEGLVRTVPHPDDARCRIATLTASGRQEFEAYEALSDTRASMLLERAADADELLRAMDLIASALGRDIITIEEIDPASDAARDCLERYYAELAARFPTGFEVARSRDPDAADMIRPRGAFLVAMSDGMPVGCVGLKGGTGDTAEIKRLWVCPSARGLGLARKLMTAAEDAARNLSIATLRLDTNRALPEAAKLYRATGWTEIERFNDDPYAEVFFEKKL, encoded by the coding sequence ATGGCTCCTGATGCTGTTTCCCGCTTCCGCCGCTTCGCGCGTGTCGTGACCCGCGAGGTCGGCGCGCTCGACAGCTCGTTCCTCGGGCGCGGCCGTCCGCTCGGCGCAGCGCGGGTGCTCAACGCGATCGGTGCGGGCCGGTCGGACGTGGCGGAGATCCGGGCCTATCTCGGGCTCGATTCCGGGCTGATGAGCCGGCTGCTGCGCGGGCTGGAGGATGAGGGACTGGTCCGCACCGTACCGCATCCGGACGATGCCCGGTGCCGGATCGCCACGCTAACCGCTTCCGGCAGGCAGGAGTTCGAGGCGTATGAGGCGCTGTCCGATACACGGGCATCCATGCTGCTCGAACGCGCGGCCGATGCGGACGAGCTGTTGCGCGCCATGGACCTCATCGCCTCCGCCCTCGGTCGCGACATCATCACGATTGAGGAGATCGATCCGGCGAGCGACGCGGCGCGCGATTGCCTGGAACGCTATTATGCCGAGCTCGCGGCACGCTTCCCCACCGGCTTCGAGGTCGCCCGCTCGCGCGATCCCGACGCGGCGGACATGATCCGCCCGCGCGGCGCCTTCCTGGTCGCCATGTCGGACGGCATGCCGGTGGGCTGTGTCGGCCTCAAGGGCGGCACCGGTGATACTGCCGAGATCAAGCGGCTATGGGTCTGCCCCAGCGCGCGCGGGCTCGGCCTGGCGCGCAAGCTGATGACGGCTGCGGAGGACGCCGCACGCAACCTGTCGATCGCGACGCTGCGGCTCGACACCAACCGCGCGCTGCCCGAAGCGGCGAAGCTCTATCGCGCCACTGGCTGGACCGAGATCGAGCGGTTCAACGACGATCCTTATGCCGAGGTCTTCTTCGAAAAGAAGCTGTGA